The DNA sequence CCGGGAGTCCGACGGTCAGAGACGTCGGCGGGAGCGAACCGCTCGACGAGGCCAACCGCCTCATCCGGGCGCTCCCCGAAGGAGCGAACCTGATAATCGACCCGGTCGACCCGCTCGAACGCCGGGAACGGCCCCGCTACCGCACGTTTCTCAACGAACTGCAGACGCACATGGTCAACACCGGTTCGATCGCCATCCTCCACTGCCTCGACGGGCAGGACCCGCCGCAGAACCGCGACGCGACCGAACACATGGCCGACGTGGTGTTCGATCTGGAGACCCGCGTCGAGGGAACCGACATGGTGAACCGCCTCGCCGTCCCGAAGTTCCGCGGCGGACAGGCGCTGAGCGAGACCATCAAGCTCGAACTGACCGAGGAAGTCGCCATCGACACCAGCCGCGACATCGCGTAGTCCGCCCGCCTACCCCGTCTTCGCACGGACGAACAGCGTCGTCGCCGCCGAGAACGTCAGCCCGACCGGCGCGGTACAGAGCGCTGCGACCGCGACTCCGACGATACCGAAGTTCGCGGCGACCAGCGTCGTCGGCACCGACACGAGCGCGACGGCGACGAGGAACTGGACGGCGAAGGCGAAGTACTCGTCGCCGGCGACCGCCCACTCGTAGCTTCGCCCCAGCGCCTCGCCAACGCCGTCGCCCCGGACGACGATCAGGTACGGCGCGGCGAAAAACAGGTAGTTGAACAGGAGAAACGCCGGAACGAGCACGAGCAGAAGCGGGCCGGCGAGCAGGCCGAACCCGAGGACGGCTAGCGTAACCGCCCAGACGAGGACGTTGTAGCCGAGTATCCCCCGGACGTGTCGCTCCACGTTTCGCAGGAAGTCGAACCGCCGTTCCTCGATCCACTGGTCGATGCTCCCGAGGTAGCCCGCCGCCAGCGCGCTCTGGACCAGCACGAAGACCGGGATCAGCCACACGGGTTCGGCGACGCGAACGCCCGCGCCGGCGGCGGGAAGACTTACGAACGCCCAGAGGTCGACCACCGCCGTCGGGAACCTGAAGGCCACGCCGAGGTGGAAGTCGTAGCCGCCGGTCGTGGC is a window from the Halostella salina genome containing:
- a CDS encoding RAD55 family ATPase, with protein sequence MAGRLQTGIDVLDRKLNGGVPAGNIIALTASPASQAELLLYELTAARGTLYLTTHRSDQAVQDAIDATNTGTGSPTVRDVGGSEPLDEANRLIRALPEGANLIIDPVDPLERRERPRYRTFLNELQTHMVNTGSIAILHCLDGQDPPQNRDATEHMADVVFDLETRVEGTDMVNRLAVPKFRGGQALSETIKLELTEEVAIDTSRDIA